From Desulfobacterales bacterium, a single genomic window includes:
- a CDS encoding response regulator, with protein MERKKISVLALYDDHEELEILRRYLGDMDGMDAKVFIFTDWKSALDELSITNFNVIILDCLFENKTGLEVLKEIRNKGYQQPIILITNQRNENIFPKDIGNAEADDYLLKNELNSNVLRKSINGAIINFNLRKENAILSVKLQHSQNFEMIGTIAGEIAHNFNNMLGAITGYIELLKLKYKGSGNEAIFDSILQTSEKMATLIRKLVIFGRKEQPEWSFISINEIIKGIEIILKHTFPKDISVKAKILEQTLNLKGNSSMIKQSVLNICSNAADAMPYGGILSIIAKKIKINDLEHGELKKKLSGDHVLIQIKDTGVGINSQIQKKIFEPFFTTKKFTAKRGTGLGLSVAWSNIEAHKGFIDVKSKIGEGSLFSIYIPINL; from the coding sequence ATGGAGAGAAAAAAAATTTCTGTTTTAGCTCTTTATGATGACCATGAAGAGCTTGAGATTTTAAGAAGATATCTTGGTGATATGGATGGCATGGACGCGAAGGTATTTATATTTACTGATTGGAAAAGTGCTTTGGATGAACTTTCAATAACAAATTTTAATGTTATTATTTTGGATTGTCTGTTTGAGAACAAAACTGGACTGGAAGTTCTTAAGGAAATAAGGAATAAGGGTTACCAGCAACCAATAATACTTATTACAAATCAAAGAAATGAAAATATTTTCCCAAAAGATATAGGAAACGCTGAAGCCGATGATTATCTTCTAAAAAATGAATTAAATTCAAATGTTTTAAGAAAATCTATAAATGGAGCGATTATTAATTTTAATTTACGGAAAGAAAATGCTATCCTATCTGTAAAACTCCAGCATTCCCAAAATTTTGAAATGATAGGAACCATTGCAGGAGAAATAGCCCATAACTTTAACAACATGTTAGGAGCTATTACAGGCTATATAGAATTGCTTAAGCTTAAATACAAAGGTTCTGGAAATGAAGCAATATTTGATTCCATTTTGCAAACAAGCGAAAAAATGGCTACGTTAATTAGGAAATTAGTTATTTTTGGAAGAAAAGAACAGCCAGAGTGGTCATTTATTTCCATAAACGAAATAATTAAAGGAATTGAAATTATACTAAAGCATACTTTTCCTAAAGACATATCCGTTAAGGCCAAAATACTTGAACAAACATTAAATTTAAAAGGTAATTCTTCCATGATTAAACAGTCTGTTTTAAACATTTGCTCTAATGCTGCGGATGCAATGCCCTATGGAGGAATTCTTAGTATTATAGCAAAAAAAATAAAAATAAATGATCTTGAACATGGGGAATTGAAAAAAAAATTATCTGGTGATCATGTTTTAATACAAATAAAAGATACAGGTGTTGGAATAAATTCACAAATTCAAAAAAAAATTTTTGAACCATTCTTTACAACAAAAAAATTTACAGCCAAAAGAGGAACTGGGCTTGGGCTATCTGTAGCATGGAGTAATATTGAAGCCCATAAAGGATTTATTGATGTGAAATCAAAAATTGGAGAAGGCAGTTTATTTTCAATATATATTCCTATAAATTTATAA
- a CDS encoding SurA N-terminal domain-containing protein has protein sequence MLNLLRKNASSWIIKFLLSAIVIVFVFWGIGSYSQKQITEAAFVNGEPISIEEFNNAYMNSLEQMKKTFGENLNEDLIKAMDLKRQALNRLISYKLFLQEANKIGLRATNSEITEKIIKMPVFQNNGKFDKKIYFNLLQRSSISPAEFEKMQAEEIVMEKFKELIFSSIKLSDIEIEEWFKWENSKIKFDYVLFEPEKIELQANDEEIKTFYEQNKNNYIGEPKIKVQFIYFNPEKYKSKVQINDDEIKEYFEIHKDNFEKPKTIEARHILIRVAEDAPNSDVEKAHTKIIDILKMAKEEKQDFAELAKKYSEGPSKDNGGSIGEFKKEDMVPSFSDAAFALNAGEISEPVRTPFGWHIIKVEKVNEESIKTIEDSKQDIEKILKTEMSKNLAYDEAEATLELCYKGDDISKIAQAKNFEYHSTEFFTRQEPPKAIKDKAKFVSTAFNLPIMEISNIEDFDDGYYILQPIERQEGIIPELETIKEKVKNDFIQKKKAEAALKNSEEFLAELKKGESMEALCKKFNLTVKNSGFMKRGDAVPELGNETPLKDAAFSLSDKNKYPDAPIRGKQGYFVIEFKEKQESDMKELETERTKIVDSILIEKKIKMFDKLQAELKEKNKDKIKIKISLD, from the coding sequence ATGCTTAATTTATTACGTAAAAATGCTAGTTCATGGATTATCAAATTTTTATTATCCGCAATTGTGATTGTATTTGTTTTTTGGGGAATCGGAAGTTACAGTCAAAAACAAATAACTGAAGCCGCTTTTGTAAATGGAGAGCCAATATCTATTGAAGAATTTAATAATGCATATATGAATTCTTTGGAACAAATGAAAAAAACATTTGGAGAAAACCTGAATGAAGATTTAATAAAAGCTATGGATTTAAAAAGACAAGCCCTTAACAGACTCATATCCTATAAACTTTTTTTGCAAGAAGCTAATAAAATTGGCCTCAGAGCTACAAATTCTGAAATTACTGAAAAAATAATAAAAATGCCTGTATTTCAGAATAATGGGAAATTTGATAAGAAAATATATTTTAATCTTCTTCAAAGAAGTAGCATATCCCCAGCAGAATTTGAAAAAATGCAAGCAGAAGAAATAGTGATGGAAAAATTTAAAGAGCTTATTTTCAGCAGTATAAAATTATCTGATATTGAAATTGAAGAATGGTTTAAATGGGAAAATTCGAAAATAAAATTTGATTATGTATTATTTGAGCCGGAAAAAATTGAACTACAGGCAAATGATGAAGAAATAAAAACTTTTTATGAACAAAATAAAAATAATTATATTGGTGAACCTAAAATAAAAGTCCAATTTATATATTTTAATCCTGAAAAATATAAATCAAAGGTACAGATTAACGACGATGAAATTAAAGAATATTTTGAAATCCATAAAGACAATTTTGAGAAACCAAAAACCATTGAAGCAAGGCACATATTAATTCGAGTAGCAGAAGATGCTCCTAATAGTGACGTTGAAAAAGCTCACACTAAAATTATAGATATTCTTAAAATGGCCAAAGAAGAAAAACAAGATTTTGCAGAGCTTGCAAAAAAATACTCAGAAGGCCCAAGTAAAGATAATGGAGGATCTATAGGAGAATTTAAAAAAGAAGATATGGTTCCGTCATTCTCTGATGCTGCATTTGCTCTAAATGCTGGAGAAATAAGTGAGCCTGTTAGAACCCCTTTTGGATGGCACATTATAAAAGTTGAAAAAGTGAATGAAGAATCAATAAAAACTATTGAAGACTCAAAACAGGATATTGAAAAAATTCTAAAAACAGAAATGTCCAAAAATCTTGCTTATGATGAGGCTGAAGCTACTTTAGAACTATGCTATAAAGGGGATGATATATCAAAAATCGCTCAAGCTAAAAATTTTGAATATCACTCAACTGAATTTTTTACCCGTCAAGAGCCACCAAAAGCTATAAAAGATAAGGCTAAATTTGTATCAACAGCTTTTAATCTTCCTATAATGGAAATAAGCAATATTGAAGATTTTGACGATGGATATTACATTTTACAGCCAATTGAAAGGCAAGAAGGCATTATACCTGAACTTGAAACTATTAAAGAAAAAGTTAAAAATGACTTCATACAGAAAAAAAAGGCAGAAGCTGCTTTAAAAAATTCTGAAGAATTTCTTGCGGAGCTAAAAAAAGGAGAATCAATGGAAGCTCTTTGCAAAAAATTTAATTTGACAGTAAAAAATTCAGGGTTTATGAAGAGAGGCGACGCTGTTCCCGAACTTGGAAATGAAACTCCTTTAAAAGATGCCGCATTCTCTCTTTCAGATAAAAATAAATATCCTGATGCTCCAATTAGAGGAAAACAAGGCTATTTTGTTATTGAATTTAAAGAAAAACAAGAATCAGACATGAAAGAATTAGAAACAGAAAGAACTAAAATAGTTGATAGTATTTTGATAGAAAAGAAAATAAAAATGTTTGATAAATTACAGGCGGAACTTAAAGAAAAAAATAAGGACAAAATTAAAATTAAAATTTCCTTAGATTAA
- the amrA gene encoding AmmeMemoRadiSam system protein A → MIKLTDEDKAKLLKFARSIISTRITNKSDDDDDDENIELTNNPKCGCFVTLHNKGALRGCIGNIEPMKPLSQGIRDNAINSAFFDSRFQSLTKKELNDIRIEISVLSPPEPLIYNNYNELLEKLKPGIHGVILTRNWKSATFLPQVWEQIPDKENFLDHLCLKAGMESSCWKNLDTKIKIYTVEHFAEEGF, encoded by the coding sequence ATGATAAAACTTACTGATGAAGATAAAGCGAAACTTTTAAAATTTGCTCGTTCAATAATTTCAACAAGAATTACAAATAAAAGTGATGATGATGATGATGATGAAAATATTGAACTTACAAATAATCCAAAATGTGGATGTTTTGTAACACTCCATAACAAAGGCGCTTTGCGAGGATGTATCGGAAACATTGAACCAATGAAGCCTTTGTCTCAAGGAATAAGGGACAATGCGATCAATTCCGCTTTTTTTGATTCAAGGTTTCAATCTTTAACTAAAAAAGAACTTAACGATATAAGAATAGAAATAAGCGTGTTAAGTCCTCCTGAGCCTTTAATATATAATAATTACAATGAACTTTTAGAAAAACTTAAACCCGGTATTCATGGAGTAATTCTAACAAGAAATTGGAAATCAGCTACTTTTCTTCCTCAAGTTTGGGAGCAAATTCCTGATAAAGAAAATTTTCTTGATCATCTTTGTTTAAAAGCAGGCATGGAAAGCAGTTGCTGGAAAAATCTTGACACAAAAATAAAAATATATACTGTAGAACATTTTGCAGAAGAAGGTTTTTAA
- a CDS encoding TIGR00153 family protein, translated as MRIPFFFRFFKSPFIEIAKHAEKVKECVWTFQQAIECYVSDQCNNFEELRAKVIMLENEADELKRRIRANVAKKKIMPVPRFAVFMYIREQDKVVDALEDALNWIYCKSKPCIPKEIEKDFMLFVDTVIDPAEELISLVTEADIYFRTYSAKNKKKAKEIIKKLHQMENEADKVEDMIIQKIFTLKDDPLSLFHTLKLASIIGSVADHAENAGDMMSAMIG; from the coding sequence ATGCGTATTCCATTTTTTTTTAGATTTTTTAAATCTCCATTTATTGAAATTGCAAAACACGCTGAAAAAGTTAAAGAATGCGTATGGACTTTTCAACAGGCAATAGAATGTTATGTTTCAGATCAATGCAATAATTTTGAAGAGCTTAGAGCTAAAGTTATTATGCTTGAAAACGAAGCGGATGAACTTAAAAGAAGAATTAGAGCTAATGTTGCCAAGAAAAAAATTATGCCAGTTCCAAGATTTGCTGTGTTTATGTATATAAGGGAACAAGATAAAGTTGTAGATGCTCTTGAAGATGCGTTAAATTGGATTTACTGTAAATCTAAACCATGCATTCCAAAAGAAATTGAAAAAGACTTTATGCTTTTTGTTGATACTGTGATTGATCCTGCTGAAGAATTAATTTCGCTGGTTACTGAGGCTGATATTTATTTTAGAACTTATTCTGCAAAAAATAAAAAGAAAGCAAAGGAGATAATAAAAAAACTCCATCAGATGGAAAATGAAGCTGATAAAGTAGAAGATATGATTATTCAAAAGATTTTTACCCTTAAAGATGATCCATTATCCTTGTTTCATACTTTAAAACTGGCTTCAATCATAGGTTCTGTAGCCGACCATGCTGAAAATGCTGGAGATATGATGTCTGCAATGATCGGATAA
- a CDS encoding ATP-dependent helicase: protein MESKKYKIDYEKELNPAQLKAVTAKDGSFLIIAGAGSGKTRTLTYRVARLVEDGVISNSILLLTFTRKASFEMISRANKLLDNRCSGVAGGTFHSFANMLLRRYAPVMGLQSNFTILDRKDSEELVSHIVKELEFTGKKPSNKRTIPDVISKSINKNMPIEEIINDEYKQYSDSIEFFITVNDFYKKIKFDQKLLDYDDLLVYLKNLFQDYPEICKKVSSTYSYIMVDEYQDTNSIQADLVYFLASTHKNIMVVGDDSQSIYSFRGANFKNIIDFPKIFSDTTIITLEENYRSCQPILDLTNVLIEQAKDKYSKKLFTTKETGGNIPLLVKLYTEYDQSRYLVNNILKLNKDEKIQLDDIAVLFRASYLTFDLELELNKEKIPYIKVGGFKFMESSHLKDLLAYLKVMVNHYDSVSWNRILLLVRNVGQKSAKMIYNELVSQGSGYQGLFNMKFKRGYASGMKDLAELFKSVSKDGFSVGEIGNTVLQYYMPIFESKYDDYLKRVKDLEQFVIIMDRYKSLEEFVVDMALEPPNTVDEASMCDTHSNHSGKLILSTIHSAKGLEWHTAFVIWTLDGKFPSFYNIKHTDDFEEELRLMYVAATRAKENLIFTYPSNVYDRSTRMVLNCPSRFLEGLPKTVLKRFTVSNVY from the coding sequence ATGGAAAGTAAAAAATATAAAATTGATTACGAAAAGGAGTTAAACCCTGCCCAGCTTAAAGCTGTTACAGCAAAAGACGGTTCTTTTTTAATAATAGCTGGAGCTGGAAGTGGAAAAACTCGAACATTGACTTATAGAGTCGCTCGTCTTGTGGAAGATGGTGTAATTTCAAATTCTATTCTTCTTTTGACATTTACAAGAAAAGCTTCTTTTGAAATGATTTCAAGGGCTAATAAATTGCTCGATAATAGATGCAGCGGAGTAGCAGGAGGAACTTTTCATTCTTTTGCAAATATGCTTTTAAGAAGATACGCTCCTGTTATGGGACTGCAAAGTAATTTTACAATATTAGATAGAAAAGATTCTGAAGAATTAGTAAGCCATATTGTAAAAGAATTAGAATTTACAGGTAAAAAGCCTTCAAATAAAAGAACTATCCCAGATGTTATTAGCAAATCCATTAATAAAAATATGCCTATTGAGGAAATAATCAATGATGAATATAAGCAATATTCAGATTCGATTGAATTTTTTATTACTGTAAATGATTTTTATAAAAAAATAAAATTTGATCAGAAGCTTTTAGATTATGATGACTTGCTGGTATATCTTAAAAATTTATTTCAAGATTATCCTGAGATATGTAAAAAAGTATCATCAACGTATTCCTATATAATGGTAGATGAGTATCAAGATACAAATTCTATTCAAGCTGATTTGGTTTATTTTTTAGCAAGTACCCATAAAAATATTATGGTTGTAGGAGATGACTCCCAAAGCATATATTCTTTTAGGGGCGCGAATTTTAAGAATATTATAGACTTTCCTAAAATTTTTTCAGACACTACAATTATAACCCTTGAAGAAAATTATAGAAGCTGTCAGCCAATTTTGGATTTAACTAATGTTCTTATTGAACAAGCAAAAGACAAATATTCGAAAAAACTTTTTACTACGAAAGAGACAGGCGGAAATATTCCTTTGCTTGTGAAGTTATATACGGAGTATGATCAGTCAAGATATCTTGTTAATAATATTTTAAAGCTTAATAAAGATGAAAAAATACAATTAGATGATATTGCTGTGCTTTTTAGGGCGAGCTACCTTACATTTGACCTTGAATTAGAACTTAATAAAGAAAAAATTCCTTATATTAAGGTAGGCGGATTCAAATTTATGGAGTCGTCTCATTTAAAAGACCTTTTAGCTTACTTAAAAGTGATGGTAAATCATTATGACTCTGTTAGCTGGAATAGGATTCTTCTTCTTGTTCGTAATGTTGGCCAGAAGAGTGCCAAAATGATATACAATGAGTTAGTATCTCAAGGTAGTGGTTATCAAGGCTTGTTTAATATGAAATTTAAACGTGGATATGCTTCTGGAATGAAGGACCTTGCTGAATTATTTAAATCGGTGAGCAAAGATGGCTTTTCTGTAGGTGAAATTGGAAATACTGTATTGCAATATTATATGCCGATTTTTGAAAGCAAATATGATGATTATTTGAAAAGGGTTAAAGATCTTGAACAATTTGTTATAATAATGGATAGATACAAATCCCTTGAAGAGTTTGTTGTTGATATGGCACTTGAACCGCCTAACACAGTTGATGAAGCTTCCATGTGTGATACTCATTCAAACCATAGCGGAAAACTTATTCTTTCTACAATTCATTCAGCAAAAGGTCTTGAATGGCATACAGCCTTTGTAATATGGACGCTTGACGGGAAGTTTCCATCTTTTTATAACATAAAGCATACTGATGATTTTGAAGAAGAATTAAGACTTATGTATGTAGCTGCTACAAGAGCAAAGGAAAACCTTATTTTTACATATCCTTCCAATGTTTATGATAGAAGCACACGTATGGTCTTAAATTGTCCTTCTCGTTTTTTAGAAGGACTTCCTAAAACTGTTTTAAAAAGATTTACTGTTTCAAATGTTTATTAG
- a CDS encoding transporter substrate-binding domain-containing protein has protein sequence MRKVSIFVAVVLILVLFGANSFAADKVVLVTGEWEPYTSEKIENYGFFSEIVTAVFKEIGVEIEYQFLPWKRCELTVKEGKAFATFPYAVSEERKKDFDFTDNVASSTGRFFFMKSKLKKEVVWENFSDLKDYKLGGTLGYWYEKDFKEAGLKVDYASSDTTGMEKLYAGRFELLATEELVGWGLIKKLFPKDIDDFDTLKKPLNVSELHLMVSKIYPNSSEIKEKFNSGLKSIKEKGIYSEILKKYNLKE, from the coding sequence ATGAGAAAAGTTTCAATTTTTGTTGCGGTTGTATTAATTTTAGTATTGTTTGGAGCAAATTCTTTTGCTGCAGACAAGGTAGTTCTTGTAACGGGTGAATGGGAACCATATACTTCCGAAAAAATAGAAAATTATGGTTTTTTTTCTGAAATTGTAACTGCTGTTTTCAAGGAGATTGGAGTAGAGATAGAATATCAATTTTTACCTTGGAAACGTTGTGAATTGACTGTAAAAGAAGGAAAAGCTTTTGCTACCTTTCCTTACGCTGTAAGCGAGGAAAGAAAAAAAGATTTTGACTTTACAGATAATGTTGCGTCTTCTACAGGTCGGTTCTTTTTTATGAAATCGAAATTAAAAAAAGAGGTAGTCTGGGAAAATTTTTCTGACTTAAAAGACTATAAATTAGGAGGCACATTAGGATATTGGTATGAAAAAGATTTTAAAGAGGCTGGTTTAAAGGTTGACTATGCTTCGAGCGATACTACAGGCATGGAAAAACTATATGCTGGAAGATTTGAACTTCTTGCTACAGAAGAGCTTGTTGGATGGGGACTTATAAAAAAATTATTCCCCAAGGATATTGATGATTTTGACACTTTAAAAAAACCATTAAATGTAAGCGAACTCCATCTGATGGTTTCAAAAATATATCCTAATTCGTCTGAGATTAAAGAAAAATTTAACTCAGGTTTGAAATCAATAAAAGAAAAAGGGATTTATTCTGAGATTTTAAAGAAGTACAATCTTAAAGAATAA
- a CDS encoding DUF342 domain-containing protein: MSQDKFETICPACKNIIKADLTLFIGKKIECNKCGNKFELVKQNGKLPLIVRLALSQNFITDKEVNEALSIRENDILSGINTSIEEICVKKNFISAKQMAFLHSLVELFNTRKKDHKFLKIALENSYTIQKEIDNAFKLQIEEFKKIKRIRAIKAILLEAGALTEKEAEEADGFAQRAFDVEALFDISFSENNLEAYISSLYGIPNTITVEDIKKFLSENNVKYGIVDDSKISEFIKNSDINKPFCIAAGKPFKPWIEPQIKYYFDIEYMSIGTIKPDGSIDFKEKGTVPSVKSEDILAEKIPMMPGIPGIDVFGNPIEPPKPKDIKLRKGQGTYLSDDESKIYARISGQPKVFFGGKFSVLTEHLIEGDIDLKTGHVEFNGNVNIKGSVQNGFRVKGVNISAEDIYAATIEANGDVIVSGGIVGANITARGLVVAKFIRESNISTYGDVIISKEIIDSDILISGACTIKQGKIINSNIVARQGIEACDIGTAVSNSSKIKVGDDEHIEKELNRVKNDISNKKEALLELGRLQEEKEKIKIESAELELVKARVLDARKVFLDKIEEFKKQIQKKQVEKTQELLNELIKRSATVNEALINLNDRHYEIDKKIEEFKNKQKIIEDAIEELYDEKKDIVLWSKKNKSRSFVKVLGTIYEGTKISGEYSSVTIQHQFKNVDIKEVKVNDPTSKIDYRMDVIKKR; the protein is encoded by the coding sequence ATGAGTCAAGACAAATTTGAGACTATATGCCCAGCCTGTAAAAATATAATAAAAGCAGATTTAACGCTTTTTATTGGGAAAAAGATCGAATGTAATAAATGCGGAAATAAGTTCGAACTTGTAAAACAAAATGGGAAACTCCCGCTTATAGTAAGATTAGCATTATCTCAAAATTTTATAACTGACAAGGAAGTAAATGAAGCCTTATCCATTCGAGAAAATGATATACTATCAGGAATTAACACGAGTATCGAAGAAATTTGTGTTAAAAAAAATTTCATTTCTGCAAAACAAATGGCTTTTCTTCATTCTTTAGTTGAACTATTTAATACGAGAAAAAAGGATCATAAATTTTTAAAAATTGCCCTTGAAAACAGCTATACAATACAAAAAGAAATAGATAATGCTTTTAAACTTCAGATAGAAGAATTTAAAAAAATTAAACGAATCAGAGCTATTAAAGCTATACTCCTTGAAGCAGGCGCTTTAACTGAAAAAGAAGCGGAAGAAGCTGACGGGTTTGCTCAAAGAGCTTTTGATGTTGAAGCGTTATTTGATATTTCATTTTCGGAAAATAACCTTGAAGCTTATATCTCTTCCTTATATGGAATACCGAACACAATTACGGTTGAAGATATAAAAAAATTTTTAAGTGAAAACAATGTTAAATACGGCATTGTAGATGATTCTAAAATATCTGAATTCATTAAAAATTCAGATATTAATAAACCATTTTGTATTGCAGCTGGCAAACCTTTTAAACCTTGGATTGAGCCTCAAATAAAATATTATTTTGATATCGAATATATGAGTATAGGTACAATTAAACCCGACGGGTCAATTGATTTTAAAGAAAAAGGAACTGTTCCAAGTGTAAAATCAGAAGATATTCTTGCTGAAAAAATCCCAATGATGCCAGGAATTCCAGGTATAGATGTATTCGGAAATCCAATTGAACCTCCGAAACCAAAGGATATAAAGCTTAGAAAAGGCCAAGGAACATATTTATCAGACGATGAATCAAAGATTTATGCACGGATAAGCGGCCAGCCAAAAGTTTTTTTTGGGGGTAAATTTTCTGTATTAACTGAGCACTTAATAGAAGGTGACATTGATTTAAAAACAGGTCACGTAGAGTTTAACGGGAATGTTAACATAAAAGGCTCTGTTCAAAACGGTTTTAGAGTGAAAGGTGTTAATATATCGGCAGAAGACATATATGCTGCAACTATAGAGGCAAACGGAGATGTGATTGTATCAGGAGGTATAGTTGGAGCAAATATAACTGCTAGAGGATTAGTTGTTGCTAAATTTATCAGGGAATCAAATATTTCTACTTATGGAGATGTCATAATTTCAAAAGAAATAATTGATTCTGACATTCTTATAAGCGGAGCTTGCACCATAAAACAGGGAAAAATTATTAATTCAAATATAGTTGCAAGACAAGGCATTGAAGCTTGTGATATTGGAACAGCCGTTTCAAATTCTTCTAAAATTAAAGTTGGCGACGATGAACATATCGAAAAAGAACTTAATAGAGTTAAAAATGATATCTCAAATAAAAAAGAAGCGCTTTTAGAACTCGGACGTCTTCAAGAAGAAAAAGAAAAAATTAAAATTGAATCTGCTGAGCTTGAACTTGTAAAAGCAAGAGTGCTTGACGCAAGAAAAGTTTTTTTAGATAAAATAGAAGAATTTAAAAAACAAATCCAAAAAAAACAGGTTGAAAAAACTCAAGAATTACTTAACGAACTTATAAAAAGATCGGCAACTGTGAATGAAGCTTTGATTAATCTTAATGATAGACATTATGAGATAGATAAAAAAATAGAAGAATTTAAAAATAAACAAAAAATCATTGAAGATGCAATTGAAGAATTATACGACGAAAAAAAAGATATAGTCCTATGGTCAAAAAAGAATAAAAGCCGTTCTTTTGTAAAAGTGTTAGGCACGATATATGAAGGAACAAAAATTTCCGGGGAGTATTCAAGCGTTACGATTCAGCATCAGTTTAAAAATGTTGACATAAAAGAAGTAAAAGTAAATGACCCTACATCTAAAATTGATTATAGGATGGATGTTATCAAAAAAAGATAA
- a CDS encoding response regulator, whose protein sequence is MSDSNGKQKILIVDDSPENIHILISTLKNNYVIIAAINGERALKLASLEPKPDIILLDIIMPGIDGYEVCKQLKNNDATANIPVIFITAKSDAIDETKGFEYGAIDFIIKPFSPLVVKARIKMHLDLKRYRDHLEEIVKERTSELEQAKISAESANIAKTQFLATITHELLTPMNGIIAASDLALESISEHEIKRHILTIQESASSLHILLNDILDFSNLEANKFKLKINPFKLNDLLYNIAEKFSLRAFENKIEILFDVGKDVPQNIIGDFLRLEKILTNLIDNAIKFNRKGGLVIIGIKAVDKKFGQAQFIFFVKDTGVGIPEKDIKSLFQLFNQLDASSTRKYMGIGMGLKFCKSLLTIMGGEINVKSSEGKGTTFYFKINLKIQEDNDKEIDTFSLKGLNILIIDDCHENITIIKNMLKNFNINIKSAYSGEECLNILKINNSKVLSFDLIIIDWVMSGLDGVETARIIRKEMKITVPIILLTPFGQKPEASISKEIQINYFLNKPILRASIINAIDEIMKSNKEIISDLSENFDNQQLSNLEHIKKIFNDLLESLSLNDPEKINKDFTSLKKYYQNAVVNEIENKIKEYEYDEALEILKELMTND, encoded by the coding sequence ATGAGTGATTCCAATGGTAAACAAAAAATTTTAATCGTAGATGATTCTCCAGAAAATATTCATATACTAATATCGACATTAAAGAATAACTATGTAATAATCGCCGCAATTAACGGAGAAAGAGCTTTAAAGTTAGCATCATTAGAGCCAAAGCCAGATATTATACTTCTTGATATAATAATGCCTGGAATTGATGGATATGAAGTTTGTAAACAGCTTAAAAACAATGACGCTACGGCAAATATTCCAGTAATCTTTATTACTGCTAAATCCGATGCTATTGATGAAACCAAAGGATTTGAATACGGAGCTATTGACTTTATTATAAAGCCTTTTTCTCCCCTTGTAGTTAAAGCAAGAATAAAAATGCATCTCGACTTAAAGCGTTATAGGGATCATCTTGAAGAAATAGTTAAAGAGAGGACTTCGGAATTAGAACAAGCTAAAATATCAGCAGAATCAGCTAATATTGCTAAAACTCAATTCCTTGCTACGATAACCCATGAACTTTTAACTCCAATGAATGGTATTATAGCAGCATCAGACCTTGCATTAGAGTCAATATCTGAGCATGAAATAAAACGTCATATTCTAACAATACAAGAATCAGCAAGTTCTCTTCATATTCTATTAAACGATATACTGGATTTCTCTAATCTTGAAGCTAACAAGTTTAAATTAAAAATTAATCCTTTTAAGTTAAACGATTTATTATACAATATTGCCGAAAAATTTAGTTTAAGAGCTTTTGAAAATAAAATTGAAATTTTGTTTGATGTGGGAAAAGATGTTCCTCAAAATATTATCGGAGATTTTTTGCGACTGGAAAAAATTTTAACAAATCTTATAGATAATGCTATAAAATTTAACAGAAAAGGAGGCCTTGTTATTATAGGAATTAAGGCTGTCGACAAAAAATTCGGACAAGCTCAATTTATTTTTTTTGTAAAGGATACTGGGGTTGGCATACCGGAAAAAGATATAAAATCACTTTTTCAGCTTTTTAATCAGCTCGACGCTTCATCTACAAGAAAATATATGGGAATAGGCATGGGCTTAAAATTTTGTAAAAGTCTTTTAACGATAATGGGCGGAGAAATTAACGTAAAAAGCTCAGAAGGAAAAGGTACTACCTTTTATTTTAAAATCAATCTAAAAATTCAAGAAGATAATGATAAAGAAATTGATACCTTTAGTTTAAAAGGATTAAATATTCTTATCATAGATGATTGCCATGAAAATATTACAATAATAAAAAATATGCTGAAAAATTTTAATATTAATATAAAAAGTGCATATTCGGGTGAAGAATGTTTAAATATCCTTAAAATAAATAATTCTAAAGTTCTATCATTTGATTTGATAATTATAGATTGGGTAATGTCTGGTCTTGATGGAGTTGAAACGGCAAGAATAATAAGAAAAGAAATGAAAATAACTGTTCCTATTATTCTTTTAACACCTTTTGGTCAAAAGCCTGAAGCTTCTATTTCAAAAGAGATACAGATAAATTATTTTTTAAACAAGCCTATTTTAAGAGCTTCTATTATTAATGCTATAGATGAAATAATGAAAAGTAACAAAGAAATAATTTCGGACCTTTCAGAAAATTTTGATAATCAACAATTATCTAATCTTGAACATATAAAAAAAATATTTAACGATTTACTCGAAAGTCTTAGTCTGAATGATCCTGAAAAAATAAATAAAGATTTTACTTCACTTAAAAAATATTATCAAAATGCCGTTGTTAATGAAATTGAAAATAAAATAAAAGAATATGAATATGATGAAGCATTAGAAATCTTAAAAGAATTAATGACTAATGACTAA